The genomic region tctgaccttcccttcttcagatattgtgtttacaaccTGGGCgccacaaacgcacacacacacgcacacatacgccatcatgaatgcaaaggttacggttatcatcgaaaccaaaagaGGGATCACCTTTGATGGTATGTGTGCAATCCTCTTGTAGTCTTTGTTTTCTGTCTTTGCCAACGTCTTCGCTCGTTTCTGCGGAGCTTTAGAACTGCTCGGCGTTCTGCTCTTTTCTCCTACATTTGAAACAAACACGGAAAGCACACAGATTGTCTTATGTTCCCGATACACAAGTACTTTTAACCAACCAGAGCCAGTTAGctctgtgattccttgccataaaaTTTGCTCAAAGTTCAAAATAACTATcagactaatgtagagcaagcgATTTacgtgagaaccagaaaagatttgtAGCAATCCCATGTGGGGCATCATCAATGTCATTCAGTCATAAGGATCTTACACTAGAATTTTAAACCAaactgtttcaatatccagaaagaacagtccacctatgtgaaatatagacacattttaccaattttgagctagcaaatcccTGTAATAATTgttgagagttacatgacattgtttgtacacagtgaaatatttttaagaaaatggCCAAATTTTCCACCACGTGAAAAAACCTGTTCACCCTTTGAACAAGTTGGTgcccatttgagataacctgttgacccttTGAAGTTCAGATGGAGAAACCCTTACACTAGGTTTAAGTGCATATTTAAAACAAGAGTATCAACTCTGAAGCAGATTTTATTACATGTTTGCCAGGTATGTTTCATTGAAGACCTATAGGGCCTCTTCACAGAacttaactgaactgaatttgaccaaactttcACCAATATATAATCATAGCATTGTAGAATTCACATATTTATTGTAGCTTTAGTTttgaagttatcatgtttaataggttttcagactttgatgcctgttgacctcatgtgacctttgacctccacatacCCAGTATGAAGTAAATTCACCattaactttttgagttaccgttacaagtgtcacatacatacacacaaacacacacaccccattaccatcgcatagattccatTTGCGTCCggcaagaaatgaaaaacataagTGCTGCGGATTGTTTGCATTGCTAAAATAATCAGAGTTATAAAAATATTGAACTTCCTGCATGTAAAATTCATAGCGAAAATATTATCTCTACGATGATGACTTACTTCGTTTCAGATCTTCTCAAtaaatatgtcaaactgacaagTAGTATTTTCATTATGGAATACCACACGTAGTTACCGACCTGACACTATTTACCTGTTGAGGTATACATACTACAATATTGGATTATTAACCATTGCATTTGTCAGTACAACATGACTAGTTCCAAGAAAGCGACAAACCCTATGTACAGGTGATGCGAACTGTACAATCTTAATACATTCTTGGATGaaaattgaggaaaagaaaagaagattaaTTAAAATTGCccttggaaaaaaaatcacataGCAAAGAAATAATATTCCTTTAGTGTTGTTTTCGATGATAGTCTCCCTCAAAGCCCATAAATTTATAGACGTATTACAAATTGTACATCACACTGAGACCTCTCAACAAGGTTCTCCCTTTAGGTACTGAAGGGCAGTCATATAAACATCTTCTCGATGAGGAACTTCTCTCCCAACTTTATACTCCTTTCAAAACAAGTGAgcaagacaacaacaaaaatcggTAAAATCAATGAGGAACCGTCCGGGGTattcttattgttatttttcttttgagaaACAGACCACTTTACATTTCATTACAAACCCATTATATCCCATCTTAACTAGAAAATCCTGTCTAGATGTAAAACCAATTTGAAATACATGCACCAGTTCTACAAACACAGACAAACATATAAAGAGGGCTCCaagaatttatttttaaaattcaaATTATTACCATTCAGAGATGCTGACGAATGAAAGTGAGATATTCTTTTTTGGGAACCCGTCTTTACGAAGCTCTCTTTCCCTTCCTGTTGTCTTTTCTGTTCTCGTTCTGATCTTTCCAAGGCAGCTTTCTGAGCATCCATGGACCTCTTGTGACAAATCTGAGCAGGAGAAGGAAGGGCCTTTTCCCTCTTGGTTATTTTCCGAACCTTTCTCTGTGGGAATTAACACACatgacaataatgataatagcGAAGTACAACGTTATCCATCAGACTGACATCACTGCACACACCACTATGTGAAGTAGCGATAATTGTGACTCGTGACCTAGCATCACATTGAGAAATCCTCGGGATAATTCTTTAAAACTTTAATATTGTGTTTCCATGTTAATTTGCAATTTCTTTAAACCAGACTACGAGATTTGTTCGGAATAAATCATCGCGCTTGATCAGTTTATATACCCACCAAATATATCTATTCTTTCATTCCTTGGATACTTGGATGAGTGAGTAACATATTTAATGAGCCGCAACAAGTGTGTTTCCAGTCACTCCTGCTTGCAACCACcagccactcccccccccccaccaccatccATCCCCACCCTAGGTACAAGGTAcaatatatcacatatattcAAGCACACAAATAACACAGCCATTTTATGTCAACTATTTTCGCATTTTGCTTGATACTTTGGAATAGAAATTTGATCAGTGTTGACATAGCAACAGTGTTGACATAGCAACAGAGAACCTTCACAGTTCATCTCAATATGGAGGTAAATGAAAGCAAAAAACCTTACAGAATCAAACTTTGGCATATGGGCTTGTCTTTTGGCTGCAGGTTCTTGCACAGGTTCCTTCACTTTAGCTGTTCCTTcaattttctaaaaaaaaaaaatgattgggATTTTTATTATCaaactaataataatttaagacaTGAAAATGATGCAACGAAATgggaaaagaaattgaaaggGTATACATCGGACTACCTACAGTAATAAttgaattaattaaataattaaattaaataatagaATAGAATTAATTGAAAATCGCTAGACAACACTTTTCACAACACAAATGATTAAGAGAGGGTATGAATTACCTGCAAGTCTGTTAGAAAATATGCTATAGGTAAGTTTTCTATTATATGTAAACTTTCATCAGCTATACAGAAGGTAAAACTCTAATCACTAATAAAGCATCCTGAGTGCTTTTCTTGTTTGGCAATATCTCTCATGGTTATAGAGGTAAACCAAACCTTTGTTGTACTATACCTAGCCATTaccaagaaacaaacaaaccaaagtGAAGACTCCTCCCATTACCCAATGGTTACTTGCCTTGGCAATATATGCCAAACAAGCTTTGAAATAGTTTGCTCATtctggtatatatattatatatatatgtctggcAGAATGTTACAGTATATCAGAGAGCTGCTAAGTACTTGGACATTAATGCTTCAGAACTTCTTCTAAATGATCTTTAGATGAAGgattataaacacaaaattgTCAACAAGATCATTATCAGTGACCCAATTGCTCCAAAGGAATTAATTTACTCCCTGAGATCATTGcagttttgacaaatttgtccGAATTGGCTAACACATGAAGTCTGCCACCAGAATGGACATCCATTTCTACCAGTATGACAATATTGTGACAATTTCTGTCACTGCATCTATAGATGATCAGATAATGGTGGACCTGTTGTTAAGGTCAAGTGGTGAAGATTGATAAACTGACTTCAGCTTTCTGCCTGCTTTTAATGGTCAGAATGATATCACCTTTTAAAGGTACTTTGCAGATGCTCTTTGACCTCTTGGTTAGCTGAAATGAGCAGTGACCACTTACAGATCTATGTTATGTACAGTGATATAGTATGGTGAGAGGGAAATACTACTGAAAGTATGTTTTGAAATACTACTGAAAGTAGATGTTTGCAAGTACAATTAAGTCGAGATTTCATATGCATGTTATTTACTATAGACAGTGTCCTTTCACATACTGGAATTCTGAAACAACGACTGATCATAATGTTATCCTTTATCTGAAGATATCACTAAGTCTGAAGAACTTTCAGTGATTTTTAGGAATCTTTGAATGACCTTCTATGCATTTTTTTCCACTAGCAAGTGATAAAGGTTGCCAACACTGATCAATGTTAGTTGTAGCACACATGGTGAAGATGAATTTCCAAAAggtttcataaatatttaacaatgtgAACCCTTATAACCTTGGTGTAAAATATGTCTGTCAATGTTTCCTTTTTGaggtatcatgtttacaatgtattcAGGGTTTCAACTCTATTGACTTCATATCACGTTTAAACTCGTTAAAAAAATGTAGACATTTTGCCCATCATAAGAGTAATCTACCATGCACATTATAAACCTTGACCAAACTTTGGTCTTTGAGAGATACATATGGTTTTTCACATTTTGGCCAACTGCTGACCTTAAATAACCCTTGTCCTCCACCAAAGACATTAGGGATCTTGTAGTTAAAGGGAAGccatatatatgtcaaatatgAAATCTCGTAAAGTTTCCTATCTTTATATACTGTCCTCACAAGGTTTTCAgggtttgacctctgatgaccttcAATGAACTTTGATTAATACTTACTAGTGCCCTCTTTTTCTGCTCCGATTGAGGAATCATGTTCCAATTCTCTTTGAATATCTGTAAACATTCTTCGTAAGCATCTTCGTCCTGTAGATCGTCAGAGTCGCAAAACAACGCTTCGTTGTCAAATTCCTCCACGGGAACGAAAAAGTCTTCGTCGGAAGACGACACGTCTTTGGGTTCTTTCTTTACTTCCAACTGCCGAGACCGTTGACTATCGTTTGTTTTATCCGGTCTCGGCGTCTTTGAAGAAAGCACCTTCTCACTTTTGGACACTCTGGACGGATTCGATGTAGACGGTCTTTGTTTGTCCAAAGGTAAAGGCttctttttgattttctttgGAGGGCTTTGTACCTCATCATCTTCGGTGATCAAAATAACTTCGTCGCTACTCGCATCACTATCGTCGTGCACATAATTCCCAACTTCTTCCGTCTCTCGTATTCCCATACAACTTCTAAAAAACTCACCCGGCGGTGGTATCTTGTTCTTCTCAATGTGATTCTTCTGATTCGTACTATTCTTACTAATTGAAGATCGCTTCTCGTGCATTCCAGAACTCTCAACCCCTTTCACATATTTACCGTGCCTTGGTTTAGTTATAGTCCTTTTCTTTTCCATCTTACCGTGTTGATTACTCAGAGATGAGTTTTTGCTGGCGCTCGAATCTGAAGAAATGTCATAGGCTTCTTTGGAGTGTCTTTCAACCCTGTTTTTGGAGACGACTTTGCTTGCACTTGTACCACTCCTTTTAGGAATGATGACATCCGCACTCTCTCTCCTTCTGTCCTGATCAAAGTCAGAATCGGAGGAAATGGCAAAGCTGTCATTAACTTTGACAACCTCCTCCTCGTCATCTGAAGAATCCTCACCGAACAGCTGGCTGAGTTTTGCTTTCGCATTGTCTGCCTTTGGAGAGACCTGATGAAGTCTGTTACTTGGACGACCTTTTTGCATAACCGATGTACTCTTGTGaattttaacttgttttttaGGTTCGACCTTGCTTGAATTTTTAGACAATTTTGGTTTACTATGGAGTTGCTTTTCAGAACTGCTCAAGGTTTGCGATTTCTTCACACTTGTTTTGTCTACATTGCTGCCAGAAGAGCTGTCACTGCTACGCTTCCTTTCTGCGAGAAAAGGTTTTCCCTGCTTTTGAGATTTCTTAATGACTGTGTGATCGACTTTGCATGATACATTGCTGCGACTGTGTAATGAATTTTCAGAAATGACAGCATTTTGAGGCTTTTTCATGACTGTTTTGTCTTTGCTTGTAGAAATGTCGCTAGTTATCTTTCTTTCCGTAGATTGTGATTTCTGTTTGGTtaatttctctatttttttcgAACTCTGCACTTTAACATCTTCTTTAGAGGTAAGCAATGACTCACTGGATgtattctctctttttctcttttgaaagaaagaagaaagatcGCCAGCAGAAAGCTTTCTCTTCCTTGTACAGTCAACAGAATCAATTGACTCCTTTCCATTAATTTTCTTAAGTTTATCTTCTTTAGACACACTTTTCTTATcatttgaaaaattttcatCCACTTTCAATTTCCTTTTCTTATCTTGAGAAGACAACGAGGTGTCATCACTTTTCATAATGATTTCACTAGAAATTTTATGGTTGTCTTTTACTTTTGTCTTTCCTTTATCTGCAGCGACTTTACTTTTTGCTTTCCCGACTCTGTCAGCTTCATTAGCCCCTTTGCAGGATTCAGAGAAGCCTGAGTCCATACTTTTCAAATGACTTTcatcttcccctcccccatcctcctcctgctcctcctccttctcctcctcacCTCCTTCAGAATGCACATCATCTCCACTTTCATCATCTGGCAAGTCTCTGGCCTCATTTccagtttcattttcttcaCCGCTGGAAAACGTCCCTTCTGGCTCAGAGTTCAGTCCTTCGTCGGTCACTGCAGAGATGTTGAGAGAGTTCACTGGTGTTGGTTCGTACGAGGAAGAGGCGAGCGACGATTGTCGCTCACTCGATTTTCTTCTGACGTGTCTGATGAAAGCCTTGATGTCGTTGCTTGTGGTAGTGGCAGCGGTATAATTGGACAGTGGGTCATACTCCAGGTCATCCTGGAGGGGTACCCTGTCATCGTAGTCTGGACCCGAGGAGGCACTCTCAGCGGATGCGTCGTGGCTGTAGCTGACTCCCTTAATCTTATCGGGCATGAAGGTTGGAGATAGGGGAGTCCGAATGGCAGGAGACGATTCCAGCCTCGGCACGGACTCTCCATCCGTGTCACCGCCTTCTGCTAATGCGATCGATCGTTCTGCAAGTTCCTTCTGCTTAGCTAGTTCTGCCAGCTGTGCTTCGATTCGGTTAATTTCCTGCTTCTGCAGGGCCACAAATTCGTTGTAGCAACCGCTGTCGGCTAACATTACATTTTCCACAGGCGGTTCTTGAAATGTAGGGGGTACTTCTTTTGGAATACTGAATCTGTGTCCTCCAGTCACCGTTGAGTTTACGTCAGCAATGATGTCACCGTCTCTTGATTCTTCCTCCTTTTCATTCGAGCCACCATATCCTGCCGAGTCCTGCCAGATCCTGTCCCCTGCATTTAACTGTTGCTTTTCCGTTTCAAAAGATTTGCTAGATGTTATATCTATTCCACAGTCGACAGCATCTTCATTGGGCAAGTCAGAAGCCTTCTTCCGTTCATTGACTGAACTTGTCTCTGCGGAGGATTCATTCTCCTGGATACCGCCTTTggcttctttctttgtgtttgacAGCTGCGAGAGTGGGGTTGGAACGTACGAAAACTGAGTTTGTGGTTTACATTTATGCAGAAGGTGTACCTTCCTCCGCTTGTCTTGATGATGATGGCGATGCTTCGCCAAGTTCTTTCCTGGTTTCGGAACGGACGGCAAAGCTTTGTAGGATACATGAATGGCTTTTTTTGGTTCTGGTGCGGGTATAGTTGAAACTTGTCTCAAAGAATCATCTTCAGGGATTTCTGAAAGAATCAAACAAACCGTTCCTGTCAAATTCAATTTACACATAATTAAAATTGCTATGGACAATTGCTGTTGCATCCTTCAGTTTCTCAATTCCATCTGCCTACCCtgtctccccccaccccctttttcaTCCCACCACCACCCAACTGTGCCATCCTTGGATTAGAAGTACCCATGGAAATATCCTTGGATTCATATACTGTTCCTGGCATACCCTATTCTAAAAAAGTCTGTAATTTCATTTTAACAAGCAAGTCTGACCTGAACTGTTCATGTAAGTCTCCTTCTATACATGTGAGGGAACCATACCTTGTCTGCCACTCAGATGAATGTACCAGAATCCCAGAGTGTCCCAGAGACATTTCCCACAAGCTTTTGGTTTGGTTGACATGAGTCATATTAAATAGTTTAATTGATTTACGAGTCTTTTTTTGTATCATTGTGAATAAAGGTTCTATTTCTCTCGTACTTTGAATGTTTTcctttgtatttatttaaatgtttttgcTTAGAATATTCATTGTTGTGCCAGTTTGAGCCTTTCTTGTGTCCACTATCTTAAAATGCCTCATCCCCATTGGGAGGTGCCATTTGTAACTTTTCAGAACCATTAAAACTGTCCTAGTTGGTGTTCTGAATAGCAATTGTCACGGGAATGTTGGAGGTCAGGCGTCATGTTTTTATACCGGCAGCACAACCATATGCCACTTATGTAACACACTTATGTAACACACATTTCATGAATCCCGTATGCCTAACCTTAGGCTTCCACTTGGCTtaagtaggctaggcctaatcaATTCAAATTAATAGCTAAGCGCAATGTGAGCTCTTTTGTCATCTTTTAGAAAGATAGCCTAACTTACAGTATGTCATGTTAGTGATTTAGCTTAATTTTGAGGCCTAGGCTCATATTAATTATAGATTTGAACTATAAGTATAGTTAGGCTAGCTTTCGTGACAATACCTTTACGAACGTGGCGAAAGTGACAATACGGTCTTTTACAGCAGCCTTGTCCTTTCCCGTAGTACGGACAATCGAGacctttaaaatattttgaggAATTAAACATGTTTTCGATCGATTATGTCCTAATATGAAAGCAAGCACAGGTAGTCCATCTCAGCCTAGCCTAGGTCTCTGCAACCCATAACAGCTGAATATCgcagtactactactacaagACATACACAACACATGTATTACCCAGGCAGTTGCAAAATATTACTCAATGCGTACTAGCCTGTACACAATCACAGAATACAATTTCTGAGGTACACAACCATATATTGAAAACGACTTTCGTCAAGTCGATACAACGCACCAAGTTACGCAATACTCATGAGCGAGGTAATCTCTCTCGCATGAGAATCAAATTATGTGAGCTTTTACTGAAATATAGGTCAAACGAAACCCATCGTTGACTGGGACGGAAACCTGCTAACATACGGGGGGCTACGTTGGTTAGTACATTTCTTACTAATACTGAGCCAGTTTATGGTACTTTCGGAATAAAAGGCTAAGTTGTGAGTAAAATCGTGCCAAAACGTTTACCTGAACAACAAGCACTTCTCATCAGAGTAATTATTTTGTTGCCAAATTTGACTTCTAGCTGTTAAATGACAAATTTTGATGTATCGAGAAccagtggcggcgccaggaatttttagttggggaggctaaggggggggctgagccatttttttgggtggcttacaagattgagtgatcgccgtcctgggggaggggtataaggggagggggtgccccctccccttttgaaatttttcccaatcctggaaaggcctacatgcaaaatggtggcatttagcgaggcttttgtcacctgaaaatttctccaaaaatatgcatttttttgtgagtaactttagtcaaattagaatgATCCAATTCCTTTGCTCAATTATTATATCGCGCTCTCTGACACAACTCCTGTTTAGTCTGTATACACGCTGTTTGTGAAACGCACACGACATTGCCGTATGAgaacaaaattcatcaaaatttccattgaccattgtagcactgcgttatggctgacaaaatttgggtaggctatattgtttcaatgaggtttttttttgtgcctatttcagttggggggctaatggggtggctgactacttcagtggggggctaaagccccccaagcccccccccccccttggcgccgccactgtCGAGAACAGTAAGGGCTAATTTCCCAGACAGCACGATAGACCATTCTCTACACAGacaaatgttgaaaatgaaaatggaacaggggggggggggtgcgtgaGGGGTTTGTGTAGGCAATTGCTCgttgaaaaaaaaccttcatgACCATGGTGTACGGAAAATTGATTACGGTCCGCTCAGATCCACAACCCAAATAAACAACACTGCACACTAGCAGCAATTTTGAATAGGTCAAAAATTTGATTCCGAGCGAGGTTTAGAACCTGGAACCTACAGATTGTGGGCCGGACACTCCAACCGCCTATTTTAAGTCGCACGCGTCTGAGAGATCTTGTGATATAACCATCAGTCAGATTTGAGTGTTGATAGATTGCACTATTTACATTCCTGACTAATCAAGCATATTCGCTCAATGGTGTAAAGGGGAATGTAAAGTCCACTGAGGTGTGTTGTATGTGGGTATTAACCAAAGCGTATATATACCGGTTAATATACCggttaattgttgatatcattgttGATATACCGGTTAATTGTTCTGAAACATTACACGGTCGCGTAGATGCCGTATCCTGGACTTAACGTTACGAGTATCAAGATCGAATGCACACACTCCATACATATAACACTTAAATAGaaggtaaaacaaaaaataatgcCAGTTCAGTGGAAAGAAGGAACAATTTCACGTGTGGTTTGATTACATTTTCTCCCTATATTTTCAGCAGTTTAAAAGTTATGAAACAGTACAACAAATTACACACAAATGACCCTTAGACCAAAGAACTGTATACCCAAAAATTCCCTGAGTAAATTTTACAAGTCCGTATTATTACATATACCGGTATTCAATTTGTGGTGTCTTAAACAACATCTGAGAGAGAAGAAAGCACGATTGATAGAGTGagagggtggaggaggggggggggtgggtgaaaTGAACGGATAACGATATTCATATTAATCGAAAAGTCATTTGGAACAagttcctaatgctaataccactctacaCTCTCCTCCTATTTCATGCTTCAAAGAACTCGTACTGTAAGTACGAACAATTCCTTGCAGTTATCTGATCCAAACAGGATCATATACTCGTACTGCTCAatctgtcaatacgagtgctctgcaACGCCACATGAAAGAACAGCATACAAAACAATATCCCACCGTGGGCACCGAATTTAGAAGATATGTATTTACATATTATAAGTTAAAACCgaaattatttttaccttgtttattattttgaagaTGTATACATACTCAAGATATTTAGTTTATACATTACGAAacttattacttattatttatattacaattttatttttatatttccagACCGTGGGATAAAACCACTGGTTTATATTAAACACAATGATTAAGATGGAGAAGAATGAAATTCCATTTACCGTGCTTAATATATACAGGACATGAAATGCGATAAAATATGCCGAAGGTGACAGGATATGAAAACGGTTAACCGCTTACAAAACTTTCGAATAACCGATTTGGGTGAGAAAGAGTAGACCAAGGTGACATAAATTTGtacaataataaaattaaaagtatCATAATCAAGACCAAGCATAACAGGAAATGCACAAGTTTTTTAGCACAAAGTGCCGTTATATAATGTTTAAATTTTCTGATTCAACTAAAAGTAGATTTTCACTTCTCTTTGTTACTTGGAAGACTTCAATCCGAGACCAATCATTTCACGAAGCGACTCATTTCGTCCACTTTTACGTAGGAAGTAACTTGTGTATCGAAACATTGTGAACTCCCTTTGCTCGTTAGTTCAGCGTGTGAAACATAAGGTCCAGTTGAGGATACCATCCTAGGCTCGTGTTTTGTGCCACTTTGAGATGGTGATGATGCCATAGAACCATCTGGTGGCGACGAAACGTCCAAGCATGTAGATGAATTGGTATGTGATGGTGACACTGTGCTGCTACGGTGTGGAGATGCACCGGAGAGTGAGGATGACGGCTCGCTGATATTTGAACTTCTGTTTAAAGATGGCGACGACGGGAAATTTTCACGTGAAGACACAGGGACGCCCTCACTCGACGATCTGTCGACAGATGGTGAAGGCGGGACAAAACCATTTGAAGACTCGATGAACAGTGGCGATGACGGGATAACCTCGTATGGGGACCTATTGACAGGTGGTGATGACGTAACACACTCACTGGAGGATGTGATGATAGGTGGTGATGTAGGTTCAACCTCACGTGAAGATCTGTTGCTAGGTGATGATGACGATGTCAAAACCAAATTTCCATCGGTAGGCGGTAGTACCTGGTTGCTCTCAACTGACGACTCACTACCGGACGTCGATCCAGATGTGGTATTCTCAGGTGAAGACCATTTATTCGCCGATGGTGTAGGAATGCTCTCATATGATGAAGGTCGGGCGCCATCATTTACGAATGACCCATCGTAAGGTGCCGTCCAGAAACCAGAATCACTGGACTCCGTGGACATGAGACAGTGTCTTACATAGCCAAAAGTTTTCGGAATATCAACTGTCAACACCTCCTCTATTATCAGATCTCCTTCTTTTTGGAAAGACCTCATATCAAGCTCTTTAATGGGAGATTCCTCAAACACGTCAATTTCCTCCTGGCTTGCATAGGAATGAGAGATCTCAGTGGTGTTAAATGCATGCTTTTGGTCTTCACTAGATAGTGGCCTGTGAAATATTTCCTTCTCAGGTGGTGAACGTAGCTTCATTGGTCGATCACTGAATATCTGAATCTACAtataaaaaaagtttaaatgaGTTTAAACTTTCAAAATCAAGAATTGTTTGTAATACCAAACCCATTCATGCAGCTTCTATATATTTTGGTATAGCATTGTTATCTGCTCTCCATACCCTAACTTACAAAAGGGGGTTTGAGACATTCAATGTGATCTACACAAATAATATGAGAACCGTTCTGGGCGacaaaatcatttcaaagtagattgaaaatcatttattttttacatgtttctttatgctttacatgtttttattgaaaacacAACAATGGTTGAGAATATACAGAACCACTATATGAAGTTTCTTTTGAAAACGTCTACGAATTTGAGTGTGCTAATATTTCGGGCCAACATGTCACAGATGCACTTTAATTGCAAATGTCGTAAGTATGCCCCCTCCATATGTGGTTTGAATGACACCAAGGAATCACCAGCACCGTTGTACAGCGCAAAGCgaaaattactttaataaaaaattaataataataataataacaataataataataatgataataataataaaaatattaataataataataataatattaataataataataataatcagttatttttacgacgcttaagcgtgGGAGAACTTgtgattacaacttacacatcgggtggcttccaattcaacatttt from Apostichopus japonicus isolate 1M-3 chromosome 2, ASM3797524v1, whole genome shotgun sequence harbors:
- the LOC139981952 gene encoding uncharacterized protein, with the translated sequence MFNSSKYFKGLDCPYYGKGQGCCKRPYCHFRHVRKEIPEDDSLRQVSTIPAPEPKKAIHVSYKALPSVPKPGKNLAKHRHHHQDKRRKVHLLHKCKPQTQFSYVPTPLSQLSNTKKEAKGGIQENESSAETSSVNERKKASDLPNEDAVDCGIDITSSKSFETEKQQLNAGDRIWQDSAGYGGSNEKEEESRDGDIIADVNSTVTGGHRFSIPKEVPPTFQEPPVENVMLADSGCYNEFVALQKQEINRIEAQLAELAKQKELAERSIALAEGGDTDGESVPRLESSPAIRTPLSPTFMPDKIKGVSYSHDASAESASSGPDYDDRVPLQDDLEYDPLSNYTAATTTSNDIKAFIRHVRRKSSERQSSLASSSYEPTPVNSLNISAVTDEGLNSEPEGTFSSGEENETGNEARDLPDDESGDDVHSEGGEEEKEEEQEEDGGGEDESHLKSMDSGFSESCKGANEADRVGKAKSKVAADKGKTKVKDNHKISSEIIMKSDDTSLSSQDKKRKLKVDENFSNDKKSVSKEDKLKKINGKESIDSVDCTRKRKLSAGDLSSFFQKRKRENTSSESLLTSKEDVKVQSSKKIEKLTKQKSQSTERKITSDISTSKDKTVMKKPQNAVISENSLHSRSNVSCKVDHTVIKKSQKQGKPFLAERKRSSDSSSGSNVDKTSVKKSQTLSSSEKQLHSKPKLSKNSSKVEPKKQVKIHKSTSVMQKGRPSNRLHQVSPKADNAKAKLSQLFGEDSSDDEEEVVKVNDSFAISSDSDFDQDRRRESADVIIPKRSGTSASKVVSKNRVERHSKEAYDISSDSSASKNSSLSNQHGKMEKKRTITKPRHGKYVKGVESSGMHEKRSSISKNSTNQKNHIEKNKIPPPGEFFRSCMGIRETEEVGNYVHDDSDASSDEVILITEDDEVQSPPKKIKKKPLPLDKQRPSTSNPSRVSKSEKVLSSKTPRPDKTNDSQRSRQLEVKKEPKDVSSSDEDFFVPVEEFDNEALFCDSDDLQDEDAYEECLQIFKENWNMIPQSEQKKRALKIEGTAKVKEPVQEPAAKRQAHMPKFDSRKVRKITKREKALPSPAQICHKRSMDAQKAALERSEREQKRQQEGKESFVKTGSQKRISHFHSSASLNGEKSRTPSSSKAPQKRAKTLAKTENKDYKRIAHIPSKVSKRPLLPTEYGSKVSTNVRQRYLNLFIDELLKTCKTDKAAFDKALAEEREVYDRASSRSIYLNLSVNALKRLRKGTGTTQPPSAPSNNRFAVSHQAVLGGKAATLTTFTLHRNSKTQQIYDGLALYEKLKHYLATEEQLVENGYPRPSEEPGRAVIKAEEKKKSSDPNQQVCCRCGKTFLRRPNGKYITKEQCVHHWGKLWTKRVAGSLESRYSCCSGDVQASGCGVTKYHVTNEKVVNPNGFMKTIIKSPPPDGNPGVFALDCEMCYTSLGLELTRVTVINDKLERVYDSLVKPQNEVVDYNTKFSGITEEDLETVKTTLQNVQAVLLSMFSSQTILIGHSLESDLLALKLIHSTVIDTALVFPHRRGPPYKRALRTITAEYLQKLIQDDESGHDSMEDAKSCLELMIYKLKQDAKLRYQRR